The Paenibacillus sp. FSL R7-0345 DNA segment CAGCGGGATGGAGGAGGGGCCGCCGCCGTAGCCCAGCAGATTAGCCATAAAAAAACCGTATATCAGTTCGAGCCATTCCATTTAGGCAGCCCCTCCCTTGTTGTTCTTCTTCGCGAGGACCCGGTAATGTACCGTTCCATAACCTAGAAAAAGCACAATCACTATGGCCGGATGCAAATGCAGCACTTCCAGCAGTACCAGCGCAAGCAGCAAAAAGGCAGCCCCGATCCACTTCCCCAGTCCTTTGAACGCTTTTTGAGCGAATTCGTACGCCATCATCCCTAGCATAACCGCGATTACAGGTGAAACCGCAGCAATCATACCAGCTACTGTCTTCGAGCCGCTTAAGTAGCTGACGGCAGAGAGCAAGGCAATCATCGCAATACAGCTGGGTAAAATATGAGCCAATACAGAGAGCAGCGCACCGCGGACACCTTTGAGCTTGTATCCGAGATAGGCTGCCATTTTGGTGGCGATCGGGCCGGGAAGGGCATTGGCGATGGCCAGCGTCTCCCCGAATTCATCATCGCTCAGCCAGGCGTACCGGGTAACGGCATCATGCCGGATC contains these protein-coding regions:
- a CDS encoding chromate transporter, translated to MKKANNDYVQLAVAMCRTGILGYGGGPSVIPLIRHDAVTRYAWLSDDEFGETLAIANALPGPIATKMAAYLGYKLKGVRGALLSVLAHILPSCIAMIALLSAVSYLSGSKTVAGMIAAVSPVIAVMLGMMAYEFAQKAFKGLGKWIGAAFLLLALVLLEVLHLHPAIVIVLFLGYGTVHYRVLAKKNNKGGAA